The Erythrobacter aurantius genome includes a window with the following:
- a CDS encoding MAPEG family protein yields the protein MQAQMLAPAAVLVVWTLIVLLWIIPSRFGAIAKLEDKSALAAKQGARGNDLEGVIPDKANWPSHNHTHLHEQPTLFYAVSAILAIVGAGALDVTLAWVYVGLRIVHSLWQILVNKVPVRFLLFLASTTVLIVLAVRAVMATAFADPGMAPQ from the coding sequence ATGCAAGCACAAATGCTCGCGCCCGCCGCCGTGCTGGTGGTTTGGACGCTTATCGTACTGCTGTGGATCATTCCGTCGCGTTTCGGCGCGATCGCCAAGCTGGAGGACAAATCCGCGCTCGCAGCCAAGCAGGGCGCACGCGGGAATGATCTGGAAGGCGTGATCCCGGACAAGGCCAACTGGCCTTCGCACAATCACACGCACCTGCATGAACAGCCCACGCTGTTCTACGCGGTCAGCGCGATCCTCGCGATTGTCGGTGCAGGCGCGCTCGATGTGACGTTGGCGTGGGTCTATGTCGGCCTGAGGATCGTGCATTCCCTGTGGCAGATCCTGGTCAACAAGGTTCCGGTGCGATTCCTGTTGTTCCTTGCCAGCACAACCGTGCTGATCGTTCTTGCAGTCAGGGCGGTGATGGCCACGGCCTTCGCCGATCCCGGCATGGCACCGCAGTAA
- a CDS encoding tyrosine-protein phosphatase, giving the protein MIRHTPADPFIPTEGIHNLRDYGGYAAADGARVKIGLLFRSGQHMEASDGDLETIRALDIRTIIDLRGTSERTNFPCRRYEAFEADVIAYDGETSNSPPHEGGGGKVEMTPQKARERMLAVYTRMPVNPAMIDMFARYFKSLSDRDGGNLVHCFAGKDRTGIAASLLLHVLGVHKDDIVAEFLRTNDAPTQHILERQSLPRMEAHYGKIEPDALRNVMGVLPEYIETYWNEVTRDHGSIDAYLAQRLGVDETRKARLRERLLT; this is encoded by the coding sequence ATGATTCGACACACTCCAGCCGATCCGTTCATCCCGACCGAGGGTATTCACAATCTGCGCGATTACGGCGGCTATGCTGCTGCTGACGGGGCAAGGGTAAAGATCGGACTGCTGTTCCGATCCGGCCAGCACATGGAAGCCAGCGATGGCGATCTCGAAACGATCCGCGCGCTCGACATCCGTACTATCATCGATCTGCGCGGCACCAGCGAGCGTACGAATTTCCCCTGCCGGCGGTATGAGGCATTCGAAGCCGATGTCATTGCCTATGACGGCGAGACCAGCAATTCGCCCCCTCACGAAGGTGGCGGCGGCAAAGTGGAAATGACCCCGCAAAAGGCACGCGAACGAATGCTCGCGGTTTATACAAGGATGCCCGTAAACCCCGCGATGATCGACATGTTCGCTCGTTATTTCAAATCCTTGTCGGATCGCGATGGCGGCAATCTGGTGCATTGTTTCGCGGGCAAGGACCGCACCGGGATCGCCGCCAGTCTGCTGCTGCATGTGCTTGGCGTTCACAAGGACGATATCGTCGCCGAATTCCTGCGGACCAATGATGCGCCCACGCAGCACATTCTGGAACGGCAGTCGCTGCCACGCATGGAAGCCCATTACGGGAAGATCGAACCCGATGCGCTGCGCAACGTGATGGGCGTGCTGCCCGAATATATCGAAACCTACTGGAACGAGGTCACCCGCGATCACGGATCGATCGATGCCTATCTTGCGCAAAGATTAGGTGTGGATGAGACAAGGAAAGCTCGCCTGAGGGAACGCCTGTTGACGTGA
- the otsB gene encoding trehalose-phosphatase, with the protein MESGLSLSAPPPISALLDHSAIALFLDFDGTLVDIAPSPDAIAPISGLSQKLSSLAHWLDGRCAIVSGRAIDDIERHIGPLDLPMAGSHGSDIRGPDGAGIGKGASKLPPEIEAELRAFAAHASVDYEHKPHGGALHYRQNPSAGDAVLNFATQLAGKHGWAVQGGKCVVEIVASDANKGAAVHQIMQIEPFKGARAFFVGDDLTDEAGFAACEAHGGTGILVGNRPDTRARYRLPDVQSVHQWLEF; encoded by the coding sequence ATGGAGTCCGGCCTCTCATTGAGCGCACCGCCGCCGATTTCAGCATTGCTGGACCATTCGGCGATTGCCTTGTTCCTCGATTTTGACGGTACGCTGGTTGACATCGCCCCTTCGCCTGATGCGATTGCCCCGATCTCCGGACTTTCGCAGAAATTGTCCTCTCTGGCTCACTGGTTGGATGGCCGCTGTGCTATCGTCAGTGGGAGGGCAATCGACGACATCGAGCGGCATATTGGCCCGCTTGACCTTCCCATGGCGGGTTCGCACGGGTCGGACATCCGCGGTCCGGATGGCGCTGGCATTGGTAAGGGAGCCTCCAAGCTCCCGCCCGAGATAGAGGCGGAATTGCGGGCGTTCGCAGCACACGCCTCGGTCGACTACGAACATAAGCCGCACGGCGGAGCATTGCACTATCGTCAAAATCCGTCCGCCGGCGACGCGGTGCTCAATTTTGCCACGCAGCTTGCGGGGAAGCATGGCTGGGCTGTGCAAGGCGGCAAGTGCGTGGTGGAGATTGTCGCATCGGATGCGAACAAGGGGGCTGCGGTTCATCAGATTATGCAAATTGAACCGTTCAAGGGTGCGCGCGCGTTCTTTGTCGGTGACGACCTCACCGACGAAGCGGGCTTCGCCGCCTGCGAGGCCCATGGCGGCACCGGAATCCTTGTGGGCAATCGCCCGGATACCCGTGCCAGATACCGCCTGCCCGATGTTCAATCCGTACACCAATGGCTGGAGTTCTGA
- the trxB gene encoding thioredoxin-disulfide reductase has product MATTHRTKMLIIGSGPAGYSAAIYAARAMLEPIVVQGLQPGGQLTITTDVENYPGFRDVVQGPWLMEEMKAQAEHVGTRMMYDIITEVDFEGGSPFRAVGDSGDEYIADTIVIATGAQAKWLGVPGEVELGGKGVSACATCDGFFYRGKKVAVIGGGNTAVEEALYLTNHSDDVTLIHRRDELRAEKILQERLFKSPKISTLWNKSVTSFQPGEDGTLGHLVLEDTQTGETSTLEVDGAFVAIGHAPATELFKGKLPMDDSGYLLTEPGTPKTVIPGVFAAGDVTDHVYRQAVTAAGMGCMAALDGERFLATLEESREEAVEAAE; this is encoded by the coding sequence ATGGCTACTACCCACCGCACCAAGATGCTGATCATCGGATCAGGCCCGGCCGGATATAGCGCCGCCATTTATGCCGCGCGCGCGATGCTGGAACCGATCGTGGTTCAGGGGCTGCAACCTGGCGGCCAGCTTACCATCACCACCGATGTCGAAAACTATCCCGGCTTTCGTGATGTGGTGCAGGGCCCGTGGCTGATGGAAGAGATGAAGGCTCAGGCCGAGCATGTCGGCACGCGCATGATGTACGACATTATCACCGAGGTCGATTTCGAAGGCGGCTCGCCTTTTCGTGCGGTTGGCGACAGCGGCGACGAATACATTGCCGACACTATCGTGATTGCCACCGGAGCACAGGCCAAATGGCTCGGCGTACCGGGAGAGGTCGAACTGGGCGGCAAGGGGGTATCGGCCTGTGCGACCTGCGACGGCTTTTTCTACCGCGGCAAGAAGGTGGCGGTAATCGGCGGGGGCAACACCGCCGTCGAAGAAGCCCTCTATCTCACCAACCATTCCGACGATGTGACTCTGATCCACCGCCGCGATGAGCTTCGCGCCGAGAAGATCCTGCAGGAACGCCTCTTCAAGAGCCCCAAGATTTCGACCTTGTGGAACAAGAGCGTGACCAGCTTCCAGCCGGGCGAAGACGGCACGCTGGGCCATCTGGTGCTGGAGGACACGCAAACCGGCGAGACTTCGACTTTGGAAGTCGATGGCGCATTTGTCGCGATCGGCCATGCGCCGGCGACGGAACTGTTCAAGGGCAAGCTGCCGATGGATGACAGCGGCTATCTGCTGACCGAGCCGGGCACGCCCAAAACTGTGATTCCGGGTGTGTTTGCCGCCGGCGACGTGACCGATCACGTCTATCGTCAGGCCGTGACGGCGGCAGGCATGGGCTGCATGGCCGCGCTGGATGGCGAGCGTTTTCTGGCGACCCTAGAGGAATCCCGCGAGGAAGCGGTTGAAGCGGCGGAGTAA
- a CDS encoding MAPEG family protein → MIGMDILQPVVALMIWTMIIWAWMYITRIPAMQKAQIQPDDAQIVGLLDQKLPQSVQWKAHNYNHLHEAPTVFYAVAIVLAIIGQGDGMNAFIAWIYVGLRVIHSLVHVTANKVMVRFVLFLLSSLALIALILHAAMAVFH, encoded by the coding sequence ATGATCGGAATGGATATCTTGCAACCCGTTGTCGCGCTGATGATCTGGACGATGATCATCTGGGCGTGGATGTACATCACCCGCATCCCCGCGATGCAAAAGGCGCAAATACAGCCTGACGATGCTCAGATCGTAGGGCTGCTTGATCAGAAGCTGCCACAAAGCGTCCAGTGGAAAGCGCACAATTACAATCACCTGCACGAAGCGCCGACGGTGTTCTACGCGGTCGCAATCGTGCTGGCGATCATCGGGCAAGGCGATGGCATGAATGCCTTCATCGCCTGGATTTACGTCGGCCTGCGCGTGATCCACAGCCTCGTCCACGTTACCGCGAACAAGGTGATGGTGCGTTTCGTGCTGTTCCTGCTTTCAAGCCTCGCGCTGATCGCATTGATCCTGCACGCGGCGATGGCGGTGTTCCACTAA
- a CDS encoding class I SAM-dependent methyltransferase, translating to MATGAAPTPHAALMDSVYKGQRHIYDLTRKYYLFGRDTLIDGLDAKPGMRVLEIACGTGRNMGRIGRAWPGVRLYGLDISAEMLKNARKALGDGATLGEGDACSFDPLELLGEATFDRIVLSYALSMIPDWEAAVSHATAQLAPGGELHIVDFGDLGGMPGPLERMLHRWLAKFHVETRNTLPEAARRIAMAQGMELTSQRGMLGYFQLHVLCMPG from the coding sequence ATGGCAACAGGAGCTGCCCCCACCCCTCACGCGGCGCTGATGGACAGCGTCTACAAGGGCCAGCGCCACATCTATGATCTGACGCGCAAATACTACCTGTTCGGACGCGACACACTGATTGACGGGCTGGACGCAAAGCCCGGAATGCGCGTGCTTGAGATCGCTTGCGGAACCGGACGCAACATGGGGAGGATCGGCAGGGCATGGCCGGGAGTGCGGCTCTATGGGCTCGATATCTCGGCCGAGATGCTCAAGAACGCGCGAAAGGCCTTGGGTGATGGCGCTACATTGGGCGAAGGGGACGCCTGCTCCTTCGATCCGCTCGAACTGCTGGGCGAAGCGACGTTTGACCGGATCGTCCTGTCCTATGCGCTTTCGATGATCCCCGATTGGGAAGCTGCGGTTTCTCACGCGACCGCGCAATTGGCACCGGGAGGAGAATTGCACATCGTCGATTTCGGCGACCTTGGCGGAATGCCCGGCCCGCTGGAGAGAATGCTGCACCGCTGGCTGGCAAAATTCCACGTCGAAACTCGCAACACTCTGCCCGAAGCGGCCCGGCGGATCGCCATGGCGCAGGGAATGGAGCTAACTTCGCAGCGGGGAATGCTCGGCTACTTCCAGTTGCACGTCCTGTGCATGCCCGGCTGA
- a CDS encoding alpha,alpha-trehalose-phosphate synthase (UDP-forming): MSRLVVISNRVAVPKARGVAGAQGGLAGALNAALKDRGGVWFGWSGQESEDRTGNMDLQRNDGVTTATIDLSPRDVGEYYNGYANSTLWPLFHYRIDLARFEQRTGEGYERVNDRFATSVLPLIEADDLVWVHDYHLIPLGERLRARGVENRIGFFLHTPWPPTRLLTSLPYHERLVRTMLAYDLIGFQTTEWLSSFVHYCETELGAQVDRETGRIDFEGRTVIARAYPIGIDWDHFSALGETEEAKAAEQRFLASIRGRTGMIGVDRLDYSKGLPERIDGIGRFFDEHPERVRDLVFIQIAPPSREDVESYQKIRAELERKTGQINGARSEVDIVPIRYVNHGYSHSELYGFFRAAKIGLVSPLRDGMNLVAKEYVAAQDPEDPGVLILSEFAGAAHQLGLEGPNGKDGGAVLVNPHSPDVLASAIRRALDMPLEERKRRYQAMIGTVRDDNVRAWTTSFCNDLAAG, encoded by the coding sequence ATGAGCCGTCTGGTCGTCATTTCGAACCGCGTCGCTGTTCCCAAAGCGCGCGGTGTTGCCGGTGCACAGGGCGGACTTGCGGGCGCGCTCAACGCCGCGCTGAAGGACCGTGGCGGGGTCTGGTTCGGGTGGTCCGGGCAGGAAAGCGAAGACCGCACCGGCAATATGGACCTGCAACGCAATGACGGGGTGACGACAGCGACCATCGACCTGTCGCCGCGCGACGTGGGCGAATATTACAATGGGTACGCCAATTCCACTTTGTGGCCGCTGTTTCATTATCGCATCGATCTTGCCCGGTTCGAACAGCGGACCGGCGAAGGCTACGAACGGGTCAATGATCGCTTTGCCACCAGCGTCCTGCCGCTGATCGAGGCGGACGATCTGGTCTGGGTTCACGATTATCACCTGATCCCGCTGGGAGAGCGATTGCGGGCGCGCGGGGTGGAAAACCGCATCGGCTTTTTCCTCCACACACCGTGGCCTCCGACCCGGCTTTTGACCTCGCTCCCCTATCACGAGCGGCTTGTGCGCACGATGCTGGCCTATGACCTGATAGGGTTCCAGACGACCGAGTGGCTATCGAGCTTTGTCCATTATTGCGAAACGGAACTGGGCGCGCAGGTTGATCGCGAAACCGGTCGCATAGACTTTGAAGGGCGAACGGTGATTGCCCGCGCTTATCCCATCGGAATCGATTGGGATCACTTCAGCGCGCTTGGTGAAACCGAGGAGGCAAAGGCGGCGGAGCAGCGCTTCCTTGCTTCCATCCGGGGAAGAACCGGGATGATTGGTGTCGACCGGCTCGACTACTCCAAAGGGCTTCCTGAACGGATCGACGGTATCGGACGCTTCTTTGACGAGCATCCAGAAAGGGTGCGCGATCTGGTGTTCATCCAGATTGCTCCACCTAGCCGGGAGGATGTCGAAAGCTACCAGAAGATCCGGGCTGAGCTGGAGCGCAAGACCGGCCAGATCAACGGAGCCCGCTCCGAAGTCGATATCGTTCCGATCCGCTATGTGAACCACGGCTACAGCCATTCCGAGCTTTACGGATTTTTCCGGGCGGCCAAGATCGGGCTGGTTTCGCCTTTGCGCGACGGCATGAACCTCGTGGCAAAGGAATATGTCGCGGCTCAGGATCCGGAAGACCCGGGCGTGCTGATCCTTTCCGAGTTTGCCGGCGCCGCCCATCAACTTGGCCTCGAGGGGCCGAACGGCAAGGATGGAGGAGCCGTGCTGGTCAATCCGCACAGCCCCGATGTGCTCGCCAGTGCGATCCGAAGGGCATTGGACATGCCGCTGGAAGAACGAAAGCGCCGGTATCAGGCGATGATCGGCACTGTTCGCGACGACAATGTCCGCGCCTGGACCACCAGTTTCTGCAACGATCTGGCTGCTGGCTAG
- a CDS encoding proprotein convertase P-domain-containing protein, which produces MSILSPISNEVNALFTMPRYRQFMSWRMLHVSVERSLFMAAMLLAGMLCLAFAQPVMAQSTSTFSNTTTGTVNGTNTCAAPLVRNFSVGSNFSIADFNIGILTTHTWRGDLQFTLQSPSGTRVQLTNGDTQNTSGDNFNVLLDDSAAQLVNTDSPTGNHSTSAPPYQNTFRPRNLLSAFNGENSAGTWRLEICDLFPSADNGSFRRADLYLTSAPSNYADLSLTKVLVGSPPVQGGTATWRLTVANEATSPSTANNVVVRDTFPGGFSFSSSSGDGSFNSTTRDWSVGSLAPGETKTLTLVGTISSAAGATITNTAQITASSVLDIDSTVNNGVTSEDDYASASFVVQSGRAPGVPPILSCPAGFSVFDWDAIPGWANGSIDNTYAFASFGNVRFQLTNDGAYLNNATVGGQTPTVFDAFTGGLVPAEDSLTILSNQPNQAGDVEITITLPRGFTGLQFTIFDVDFAANQFTDRVEVIGRSGGATVLPTLTNGNVNTVSGNVAIGDGASANNQALGNVVVTFTQSVDTVVIRYGNHTNAPADPGQQGIGVHDITVCDPFTTLSVSKVSSIISDPVNGATNPKAIPGATVEYLITVSNTGSEPADADSVVVWDDGPADAKLCLITRAGGPVIFADPGSNSNLTYSFASLASAIDDLEFSNDNGVSFAYTPSADAEGCDTAVTDFRVRPGGAFAGGGNFTITVRYRIE; this is translated from the coding sequence ATGTCGATTTTATCGCCCATTTCCAACGAGGTAAACGCGCTGTTTACCATGCCGCGCTATCGGCAGTTCATGTCCTGGCGCATGCTGCATGTCTCGGTCGAGCGTTCCCTGTTCATGGCGGCAATGCTGCTTGCAGGGATGCTGTGCCTCGCGTTCGCGCAGCCTGTGATGGCTCAATCGACCAGCACGTTTTCGAACACAACCACCGGCACGGTGAACGGCACAAACACCTGCGCAGCCCCTCTGGTGCGCAATTTCAGCGTGGGCAGCAATTTCTCGATTGCCGATTTCAATATCGGCATTCTGACCACACACACCTGGCGCGGGGATCTCCAGTTCACGCTGCAATCGCCCAGTGGTACGCGCGTCCAATTGACCAATGGCGACACGCAGAACACGAGTGGAGACAATTTCAACGTCTTGCTCGACGATTCCGCCGCGCAGCTCGTGAACACCGATAGCCCCACCGGCAATCACTCGACTAGCGCGCCGCCGTATCAAAACACCTTCCGGCCGCGGAACTTGCTGTCGGCCTTCAATGGCGAGAACTCCGCCGGCACGTGGCGGCTCGAAATCTGCGACCTGTTCCCTTCGGCGGACAATGGCAGCTTTCGTCGTGCCGACCTTTATCTGACATCCGCACCCAGCAACTATGCCGACCTTTCGCTGACGAAGGTTCTGGTTGGTTCTCCGCCGGTTCAGGGCGGCACCGCAACCTGGCGACTGACGGTAGCCAACGAAGCAACTTCGCCGAGCACGGCAAACAATGTTGTCGTGCGCGACACCTTTCCCGGCGGCTTCAGCTTCAGTTCGTCCAGCGGTGATGGAAGTTTCAATTCCACGACCCGCGATTGGAGTGTGGGATCACTTGCTCCGGGTGAGACGAAAACCCTCACTCTGGTCGGCACCATTTCCAGCGCTGCCGGTGCCACGATCACGAATACCGCACAAATCACTGCATCGAGCGTGCTCGATATCGATTCAACGGTGAACAACGGGGTTACCAGTGAAGATGACTACGCGAGCGCCAGCTTTGTCGTACAAAGCGGCCGTGCTCCCGGAGTTCCGCCAATCCTTTCCTGTCCGGCCGGCTTTTCGGTGTTCGACTGGGATGCGATCCCGGGTTGGGCAAATGGCTCGATCGACAACACTTATGCTTTTGCGAGCTTTGGCAATGTTCGGTTCCAGCTTACTAACGACGGCGCATATCTGAACAACGCAACCGTTGGCGGGCAGACACCAACAGTCTTCGATGCGTTCACCGGCGGCCTTGTGCCCGCAGAAGACAGCCTGACGATCTTGTCGAACCAGCCCAACCAAGCCGGCGATGTAGAGATCACTATCACTCTGCCGCGCGGTTTCACCGGCCTGCAATTCACGATCTTCGATGTCGATTTTGCAGCCAACCAATTCACCGACAGGGTCGAAGTTATCGGCAGAAGCGGTGGTGCTACTGTTCTGCCCACGCTCACCAACGGCAATGTGAATACCGTTTCGGGCAATGTGGCAATTGGTGATGGCGCGTCAGCCAACAATCAGGCGCTGGGCAACGTCGTGGTCACGTTCACGCAGTCGGTCGACACAGTTGTCATTCGATATGGCAACCACACGAACGCACCGGCTGATCCCGGCCAGCAAGGCATCGGTGTGCACGACATTACCGTTTGCGATCCCTTTACTACCCTGTCCGTTAGCAAGGTGAGCTCGATCATCTCCGACCCGGTCAACGGCGCCACCAACCCCAAGGCCATTCCCGGTGCGACGGTCGAATATCTGATCACCGTAAGCAATACCGGCAGCGAGCCTGCAGACGCGGACAGCGTGGTTGTGTGGGATGATGGTCCGGCGGATGCCAAATTGTGCCTGATTACGCGCGCCGGAGGGCCGGTGATTTTCGCCGATCCCGGCTCCAATTCCAATCTGACTTACAGTTTCGCGAGCCTTGCGTCCGCAATCGACGATCTGGAATTCTCCAACGATAACGGAGTGAGCTTTGCTTACACGCCGAGCGCTGATGCAGAAGGGTGTGACACCGCGGTTACCGATTTTCGCGTCAGACCCGGCGGCGCCTTTGCCGGGGGTGGGAACTTCACCATAACTGTTCGGTATCGGATCGAATAG
- a CDS encoding glycoside hydrolase family 15 protein, translating into MQHVSNLELWPIGNCQVSGLIDQTGALVWGCVPRVDGDPVFSALLNGDQRNAGIWRFELEGQTGATQEYIRNTPNLVTTLKASDGSAVQILDFCPRFERSGRMYRPVSYVRIVRPISGNPRIRVVLKPTKNYGAGLADTTHGTNHIRYLVEPQALRLSTDAPVGYIIEGRTFRVEQDTHFFLGPDEPFVGNLREEVRSMEQSTRHYWQNWVRMLAIPLEWQEEVIRCAITLKLCQHEETGAIVAALTTSIPEAAHSERNWDYRYCWIRDSYYTIQALNRLGALDVMEKYLAYLRNIVDGARGGQIQPLYSVMGESELDETTASYLAGYRSMGPVRRGNAAYKQIQHDCYGQIVLPSAQGFFDSRLLRPADERDFENLEQVGKMAWAMHDQPDAGLWEFRTRQEVHTYSAVMSWAACDRLANVAAHIGKPDRAEVWRERADAIAATIEEKAWKENGEGGHYGASFESDYLDASLLQMVELRFLSPENERFKQTFAAVEKHLRRGDHMLRYAAEDDFGAPETAFNVCTFWLIEALHLAGRDEEARTLFCTMLSHTTQSGLLSEDLDYETGELWGNFPQTYSLVGVINCAGLLSKPWSEVR; encoded by the coding sequence TTGCAACACGTTTCCAATCTAGAACTGTGGCCTATCGGCAATTGTCAGGTTTCCGGCCTGATCGACCAGACTGGCGCTCTGGTCTGGGGCTGCGTCCCTCGCGTCGATGGTGACCCGGTGTTCTCGGCCTTGCTCAATGGCGACCAGCGAAATGCCGGGATCTGGCGGTTCGAGCTGGAGGGTCAGACCGGCGCGACCCAGGAATACATCCGCAACACGCCCAATCTCGTCACCACGCTAAAGGCATCCGATGGCAGCGCGGTGCAGATCCTCGATTTCTGCCCCCGGTTTGAACGTTCTGGGCGCATGTATCGGCCGGTTTCCTATGTCCGGATCGTGCGCCCGATCTCGGGCAACCCACGCATCCGTGTCGTCCTGAAGCCGACGAAGAATTACGGCGCTGGGCTGGCAGACACGACCCATGGCACCAACCACATCCGGTATCTCGTCGAGCCGCAAGCCCTGCGCCTCTCCACCGACGCGCCGGTTGGATACATAATCGAAGGCAGGACTTTTCGGGTCGAGCAGGACACGCATTTTTTCCTAGGCCCGGACGAGCCTTTCGTCGGGAACCTGCGCGAGGAAGTCCGTTCGATGGAGCAGTCCACCAGGCATTACTGGCAGAACTGGGTGCGGATGCTGGCCATTCCGCTGGAATGGCAGGAAGAAGTCATCCGCTGCGCCATCACATTGAAATTGTGTCAGCACGAAGAGACGGGCGCGATTGTCGCTGCGCTTACCACGTCGATCCCCGAAGCCGCGCATTCGGAGCGGAACTGGGACTACAGGTACTGCTGGATCAGAGATTCCTACTATACCATTCAGGCGCTGAACCGGCTCGGCGCGCTGGACGTGATGGAGAAATATCTCGCTTACCTGCGCAACATCGTCGACGGGGCACGGGGGGGGCAGATCCAGCCGTTGTATTCGGTGATGGGCGAAAGCGAACTCGACGAAACGACGGCCAGCTATCTCGCCGGGTATCGTAGCATGGGGCCGGTGCGGCGCGGGAATGCGGCTTACAAGCAGATCCAGCACGATTGCTACGGCCAGATTGTCCTGCCAAGCGCGCAAGGCTTCTTCGATAGCCGTCTGCTGCGCCCGGCTGATGAGCGCGACTTCGAAAATCTCGAACAGGTGGGCAAGATGGCATGGGCCATGCACGATCAGCCCGACGCCGGCCTCTGGGAATTCCGGACAAGGCAGGAAGTGCACACCTATTCCGCCGTCATGAGCTGGGCGGCGTGCGATCGTCTTGCCAATGTCGCGGCGCATATCGGGAAACCGGACCGGGCCGAGGTCTGGCGCGAACGCGCCGACGCGATTGCCGCCACGATTGAGGAAAAGGCGTGGAAGGAAAACGGGGAAGGGGGCCACTACGGTGCCAGCTTTGAAAGCGACTATCTCGATGCGAGCCTGCTTCAGATGGTCGAACTGCGCTTCCTTTCGCCCGAAAACGAACGTTTCAAGCAGACATTCGCAGCGGTTGAGAAGCACCTGCGGCGCGGCGATCACATGCTGCGTTATGCTGCAGAAGATGACTTCGGCGCACCCGAAACGGCGTTCAATGTCTGTACTTTCTGGCTGATCGAGGCGCTGCATCTGGCTGGACGCGACGAGGAAGCACGCACGCTGTTCTGCACAATGCTCAGCCACACGACACAATCGGGCCTGCTCAGCGAGGATCTCGATTATGAAACAGGCGAGTTGTGGGGCAATTTCCCGCAGACCTATTCACTTGTGGGCGTCATCAATTGTGCCGGCCTGCTGTCCAAACCGTGGAGTGAGGTGCGATGA
- a CDS encoding response regulator — protein sequence MAHILIADDDELIAELASQVLIDAGHACGWVTSADAAWRLLARKRPDLMLLDQDMPGTSGVTMLRKLRCSPDFYDLPVIMFTSMNGAQDEEQAIYAGAQDFIRKPFDPRGLTSRVQRVLAKRSDKPKHTELKTHLAQSAGIVREVPAAPRRFV from the coding sequence ATGGCCCATATCCTGATTGCCGATGATGATGAACTGATCGCCGAACTCGCCTCGCAGGTGCTGATCGATGCAGGTCACGCCTGCGGCTGGGTGACCAGCGCTGATGCAGCCTGGAGGCTGCTGGCCCGAAAGCGTCCCGACCTTATGCTGCTGGATCAGGATATGCCGGGCACCTCCGGCGTTACCATGTTGCGGAAATTGCGGTGCTCGCCCGACTTCTATGATCTGCCGGTGATCATGTTCACTTCGATGAACGGCGCTCAGGACGAAGAACAGGCGATCTATGCGGGCGCACAGGACTTCATTCGCAAGCCTTTCGACCCGCGCGGGCTTACTTCCCGTGTCCAACGCGTGCTGGCCAAGCGCAGCGACAAGCCCAAGCATACGGAATTGAAGACCCATCTCGCCCAAAGCGCTGGGATCGTGCGAGAGGTGCCTGCCGCTCCTCGCCGCTTCGTCTAG